GCTCAGCCCTGATCCACCGAACCGGTGATCGTCGATGGTTTGGTGATCTTGTTCGGTTTGGGGCCGGTGGTGGGCGTGGTGATGTCGCCGGTCTGCCCGGCTTTTCCACTGTGGGTTCGGTTCGCGCCGTGTCCGGCTGGGTGGTCAGGTCGTCGTGGTGGCGGGTGGTCCGGTGACCAGTCGCCAGAGTGTGTGCCAGGCCGTGGCCCAGGCCCACTGGGCGGGCAGGTGTAGACAGTGGCGTCGTCCGCTGGAGGCGATGCGGGCCGGGACGTTGATGACGCGGCGTCGCATGGTGGTCCAGCGGGCGCGGTCGAACCCGGCGGCGACGGCGGCGGCGCGGGCGAGGTTGAACGCGATCACTGCGCAGGACAGCCAGGCGGCGTTGGCGGTGTAGCGGCCGGAGGGCAGGTGGGCCAGCGGCCCGTCTTTGAGTTCGGCGATGACCTGTTCGACGATGGCGTGATCACGGTGGATCTGGTCGGCCTCGATCGTCGGCAGGGCGCTGTCGGTGATGAAGGCGTGGTGTCGCCAGGTCGCGAACAACTCACCCTGCGCGCTGCCGTCATGCGCGAGTGGTTGCAGGCGCCGCACGCGGCGCACGATCAGCCGGCAGGCGATGTGCTCGGCCTTGCGGCGTCCGGTGAACGCCACGTACGGCACCTCGGCCAGTTCGGCGTCGGAGACCCACCTGCCTTCGGCCTCGTCGTAGACAGCGTTCGGGTAGGCGATCGCCGTCCAGGCGTCCTCGGCGATGCCGGCGATCGCAGCGCGCAGGGAGGGGTTCATCCGCGCGGTGACCGAGAACCACGCGCCGTGCCGGCGCGCGGTCGCGGCGAACGCGTGCCCGTAGTAGGCCGAGTCCGCCCGGGCCAGCACCGGGCCGGTGACCCCGGCCGCCCGGGCCGTGTTCAACGCCTGTGCCAGCAGCCGCCCGGCGCCGGTGTGGGAGGCGACGTTACCGCGCCGCAGCCGCGCCCGCGCGATCACCGGCGCACTGGTCTGGGTCGAGACAGTGGCCAGCTGCACGTTCAACCCACGCGCGCCGGAGTAGCCGAAACCTGCCGCCTGCTTGCCGTAGCCGTGAACCTCCCGGATGGTGTCATCGAC
This DNA window, taken from bacterium, encodes the following:
- a CDS encoding IS1380 family transposase, giving the protein MRACHTVRPVFDDPNLVSAAGLVPLLRLAESAGSYDLLEGLTVASPNAGAKTLSVVAGMLAGADSIDDLDLLRHGGMAKVFTGVRAPSTLGSFLRSFTHGHVQQLDAVSAGLLTGLAGRVPGLLGDGNGGGGEPITFVDVDDTIREVHGYGKQAAGFGYSGARGLNVQLATVSTQTSAPVIARARLRRGNVASHTGAGRLLAQALNTARAAGVTGPVLARADSAYYGHAFAATARRHGAWFSVTARMNPSLRAAIAGIAEDAWTAIAYPNAVYDEAEGRWVSDAELAEVPYVAFTGRRKAEHIACRLIVRRVRRLQPLAHDGSAQGELFATWRHHAFITDSALPTIEADQIHRDHAIVEQVIAELKDGPLAHLPSGRYTANAAWLSCAVIAFNLARAAAVAAGFDRARWTTMRRRVINVPARIASSGRRHCLHLPAQWAWATAWHTLWRLVTGPPATTTT